A window of Eriocheir sinensis breed Jianghai 21 chromosome 39, ASM2467909v1, whole genome shotgun sequence contains these coding sequences:
- the LOC127009030 gene encoding titin homolog isoform X30 gives MNLLVLWTVIVLGLGPLADSTGDAGLRGLPEKETRCAALVQAALREYRKLHAAGLHDSPHVIDLILARLGIPPNDTIKTIERKVLDNTDEMGHETGKKTVVEKTTESDVAPNGTITKTSETTVDIDEDGKQSGEKSVTESETMTGQTPDNGTIARTVDVKKVLDEEGNEIKEEVVIKKELIVQPPTNTTEEKPQDNEDANLIGPKVGADDKGENKTELKLGASGKSDGPQKAELTEEIKEILPGNITNEVLVKEKKEQLSPQESTKVTSVERKNVTEKDDGLEKVERTEEIKEILPGNITNEVLVKEMKEQLSPQESTKVTSVERKNVTEKDDGLEKVERTEEIKEILPGNITNEVLVKEKEEQLSPQESTKVTSVERKNVTEKDDGLQKVERTEEIKEILPGNITNEVLVKEKEEQLSPQESTKVTSVERKNVTEKDDGKDVEKETVIQKEVEKNVCDSDIKEVRNEKHLNETIEDLKHQVDDVKNKIKEEKEKAEETNATRSPCVVKEPSAAPIIQEGNIVEKIVPAVTPAKVAEKIHPTVTEGKVPVETKEKVVEQAAPSVTEEIVSVSKEQEEVPVVAEEKKVIEKIHPTVTEGKVPVETKEKVVEQAAPLVTEEIVSVSKEQEEVPVVAEEKKVIEKIHPTVTEGKVPVVPQQEVVEKVAPSPTEEKVPAVTQERVIEQNAPQERVIEKAAPPATEEIVTVSKEKEEVPVVITEEKVPVVTNQTVVEKITPPATEEIVTVPKGNEEVPVVVTEEKVPVVTNQTVVEKITPPATEEIVTVPKGNEEVPVVVTEEKVPVVTNQTVVEKITPPATEEIVTVPKGNEEVPVVETEEKVPVVTNQTVVEKITPPATEEIVTVPKGNEEVPVVETEEKVPVVTNQTVVEKIHPPATEEIVTVSNEKEEGPVVVTEEKVPVVTNQTVVEKITPPATEEIVTVSNEKEEVPVVETEEKVPVVTNQTVVEKITPPATEEIVTVPKEKEEVPVVVTEEKVPVVTNQTVVEKITPPATEEIVTVPKGNEEVPVVVTEEKVPVVTNQTVVEKITPPVTEEIVTVPKGNEEVPVVVTEEKVPVVTNQTVVEKITPPVTEEIVTVPKGNEEVPVVVTEEKVPVVTNQTVVEKITPSVTEERVVNQRKVVEKGAPSVSESVVSIPKREEGVVERIAPVVKKAITTE, from the exons ATGAATCTCCTTGTACTCTGGACGGTCATCGTGCTGGGGCTGGGCCCCCTCGCCGACAGTACCGGGGACGCGGGGCTCCGGGGGCTCCCGGAGAAGGAGACCCGATGTGCCGCCCTGGTGCAGGCCGCACTGAGGGAGTACCGAAAACTTCACGCGGCGGGACTCCATGATTCACCGCATGTGATTGATCTGATATTGGCAAGACTGGGAATCCCTCCGAACGACACAATTAAGACCATAGAAAGGAAGGTCTTAGATAACACCGATGAAATGGGACATGAAACCGGAAAAAAGACAGTTGTTGAGAAGACGACGGAGTCTGACGTAGCACCCAACGGAACTATAACAAAGACTTCGGAAACCACGGTCGATATAGATGAGGACGGTAAACAAAGTGGTGAAAAATCTGTGACCGAAAGTGAAACCATGACGGGACAGACTCCAGATAATGGGACCATAGCACGAACAGTGGACGTTAAAAAGGTATTGGACGAAGAGGGcaatgaaataaaggaggaagttgtTATTAAGAAGGAATTGATAGTACAACCTCCCACCAATACGACTGAGGAAAAGCCGCAGGACAATGAAGACGCAAATCTTATCGGTCCAAAAGTAGGGGCGGACGACAAAGGTGAAAACAAAACCGAGTTAAAACTTGGCGCCTCAGGAAAGAGCGACGGACCTCAGAAAGCAGAACtaacagaggaaataaaggagattctgcccggcaatataacgaatgaagtgttagttaaagagaagaaagaacagctttctccacaggaaagcaccaaggtgacatctgtggaaaggaagaatgttacagagaaggatgatggacttgagaaagtagaacgaacagaggaaataaaggagattctgcccggcaatataacgaatgaagtgttagttaaagagatgaaagaacagctttctccacaggaaagcaccaag gtgacatctgtggaaaggaagaatgttacagaaaaggatgatggacttgagaaagtagaacgaacagaggaaataaaggagattctgcccggcaatataacgaatgaagtgttagttaaagagaaagaagaacaactttctccacaggaaagcaccaaggtgacatctgtggaaaggaagaatgttacagaaaaggatgatggacttcagaaagtagaacgaacagaggaaataaaggagattctgcccggcaatataacgaatgaagtgttagttaaagagaaagaagaacaactttctccacaggaaagcaccaaggtgacatctgtggaaaggaagaatgttacagaaaaggatgatggaaaagatgtcgagaaagaaactgtaattcaaaaagaagtcgaaaagaatgtgtgtgaTAGCGACATCAAAGAAGTTCGTAACGAAAAACATCTTAATGAAacaattgaagacttgaaacaccaagtggatgacgtgaaaaacaagattaaggaagaaaaagaaaaggctgaAGAAACAAATGCTACGCGTAGCCCATGCGTCGTAAAAGAACCAAGTGCTGCCCCTATCATTCAAGAAGGTAACATCGTTGAAAAGATAGTCCCTGCTGTGACGCCGGCGAAGGTTGCCGAAAAGATTCATCCTACGGTGACGGAAGGGAAAGTCCCCGTTGAGACAAAAgagaaggttgttgagcaggctgccccttcggtgacGGAGGAGATAGTAAGCGTCTCTAAGGAGcaagaagaagtccctgttgtggcagaagagaagaaggttattgaaaagattcaTCCTACGGTGACGGAAGGGAAAGTCCCCGTTGAGACAAAAGAAAAGGttgttgagcaggctgccccttTGGTGACGGAGGAGATCGTAAGTGTCTCTAAGGAGcaagaagaagtccctgttgtggcagaagagaagaaggttattgaaaagattcaTCCTacggtgacagaaggaaaagtaccggtagtccctcaacaggaggttgttgaaaaagttgccccatcgccgacagaagaaaaagttcctgctgtgacacaagaaagggttattgagcagaatgccccacaagaaagggttattgaaaaggCTGCCCCTCCGGcgacagaagagattgtcactgtttctaaagagaaagaagaagtccctgttgttataacagaggaaaaggttcccgtcGTGACAAATCAGACAGTTGTTGAAAAGATTACTCCTCCGGcgacagaagagattgtcactgttcctaaagggaacgaagaagtccctgttgttgtaacagaggaaaag gttcccgtcGTGACAAATCAGACAGTTGTTGAAAAGATTACTCCTCCGGcgacagaagagattgtcactgttcctaaagggaacgaagaagtccctgttgttgtaacagaggaaaag gttcccgtcGTGACAAATCAGACAGTTGTTGAAAAGATTACTCCTCCGGcgacagaagagattgtcactgttcctaaagggaacgaagaagtccctgttgttgaaacagaggaaaaggttcccgttgtgacaaatcagacagttgttgaaaagattactcctccggcgacagaagagattgtcactgttcctaaagggaacgaagaagtccctgttgttgaaacagaggaaaaggttcccgtcGTGACAAATCAGACAGTTGTTGAAAAGATTCATCCTCCGGcgacagaagagattgtcactgtctctaacgagaaagaagaaggccctgttgttgtaacagaggaaaaggttcccgtcGTGACAAATCAGACAGTTGTTGAAAAGATTACTCCTCCGGcgacagaagagattgtcactgtctctaacgagaaagaagaagtccctgttgttgaaacagaggaaaaggttcccgttgtgacaaatcagacagttgttgaaaagattactcctccggcgacagaagagattgtcactgttcctaaagagaaagaagaagtccctgttgttgtaacagaggaaaaggttcccgtcGTGACAAATCAGACAGTTGTTGAAAAGATTACTCCTCCGGcgacagaagagattgtcactgttcctaaagggaacgaagaagtccctgttgttgtaacagaggaaaag gttcccgttgtgacaaatcagacaGTTGTTGAAAAGATTACTCCTCCGGtgacagaagagattgtcactgttcctaaagggaacgaagaagtccctgttgttgtaacagaggaaaaggttcccgttgtgacaaatcagacaGTTGTTGAAAAGATTACTCCTCCGGtgacagaagagattgtcactgttcctaaagggaacgaagaagtccctgttgttgtaacagaggaaaaggttcccgttgtgacaaatcagacGGTTGTAgaaaagattactccttccgtaacagaagaaAGAGTTGTCAATCAAAGGAAGGTTGTTGAGAAGGGTGCCCCCTCTGTCAGCGAAAGCGTAGTTTCCATtccaaagagggaggaaggagtagttGAAAGAATTGCTCCTGTTGTAAAGAAAGCAATTACAACAGAGTAG
- the LOC127009030 gene encoding titin homolog isoform X50: MNLLVLWTVIVLGLGPLADSTGDAGLRGLPEKETRCAALVQAALREYRKLHAAGLHDSPHVIDLILARLGIPPNDTIKTIERKVLDNTDEMGHETGKKTVVEKTTESDVAPNGTITKTSETTVDIDEDGKQSGEKSVTESETMTGQTPDNGTIARTVDVKKVLDEEGNEIKEEVVIKKELIVQPPTNTTEEKPQDNEDANLIGPKVGADDKGENKTELKLGASGKSDGPQKAELTEEIKEILPGNITNEVLVKEKKEQLSPQESTKVTSVERKNVTEKDDGLEKVERTEEIKEILPGNITNEVLVKEMKEQLSPQESTKVTSVERKNVTEKDDGLEKVERTEEIKEILPGNITNEVLVKEKEEQLSPQESTKVTSVERKNVTEKDDGLQKVERTEEIKEILPGNITNEVLVKEKEEQLSPQESTKVTSVERKNVTEKDDGKDVEKETVIQKEVEKNVCDSDIKEVRNEKHLNETIEDLKHQVDDVKNKIKEEKEKAEETNATRSPCVVKEPSAAPIIQEGNIVEKIVPAVTPAKVAEKIHPTVTEGKVPVETKEKVVEQAAPSVTEEIVSVSKEQEEVPVVAEEKKVIEKIHPTVTEGKVPVETKEKVVEQAAPLVTEEIVSVSKEQEEVPVVAEEKKVIEKIHPTVTEGKVPVVPQQEVVEKVAPSPTEEKVPAVTQERVIEQNAPQERVIEKAAPPATEEIVTVSKEKEEVPVVITEEKVPVVTNQTVVEKITPPATEEIVTVPKGNEEVPVVVTEEKVPVVTNQTVVEKITPPATEEIVTVPKGNEEVPVVVTEEKVPVVTNQTVVEKITPPATEEIVTVSNEKEEVPVVETEEKVPVVTNQTVVEKITPPATEEIVTVPKEKEEVPVVVTEEKVPVVTNQTVVEKITPPATEEIVTVPKGNEEVPVVVTEEKVPVVTNQTVVEKITPPVTEEIVTVPKGNEEVPVVVTEEKVPVVTNQTVVEKITPPVTEEIVTVPKGNEEVPVVVTEEKVPVVTNQTVVEKITPSVTEERVVNQRKVVEKGAPSVSESVVSIPKREEGVVERIAPVVKKAITTE, translated from the exons ATGAATCTCCTTGTACTCTGGACGGTCATCGTGCTGGGGCTGGGCCCCCTCGCCGACAGTACCGGGGACGCGGGGCTCCGGGGGCTCCCGGAGAAGGAGACCCGATGTGCCGCCCTGGTGCAGGCCGCACTGAGGGAGTACCGAAAACTTCACGCGGCGGGACTCCATGATTCACCGCATGTGATTGATCTGATATTGGCAAGACTGGGAATCCCTCCGAACGACACAATTAAGACCATAGAAAGGAAGGTCTTAGATAACACCGATGAAATGGGACATGAAACCGGAAAAAAGACAGTTGTTGAGAAGACGACGGAGTCTGACGTAGCACCCAACGGAACTATAACAAAGACTTCGGAAACCACGGTCGATATAGATGAGGACGGTAAACAAAGTGGTGAAAAATCTGTGACCGAAAGTGAAACCATGACGGGACAGACTCCAGATAATGGGACCATAGCACGAACAGTGGACGTTAAAAAGGTATTGGACGAAGAGGGcaatgaaataaaggaggaagttgtTATTAAGAAGGAATTGATAGTACAACCTCCCACCAATACGACTGAGGAAAAGCCGCAGGACAATGAAGACGCAAATCTTATCGGTCCAAAAGTAGGGGCGGACGACAAAGGTGAAAACAAAACCGAGTTAAAACTTGGCGCCTCAGGAAAGAGCGACGGACCTCAGAAAGCAGAACtaacagaggaaataaaggagattctgcccggcaatataacgaatgaagtgttagttaaagagaagaaagaacagctttctccacaggaaagcaccaaggtgacatctgtggaaaggaagaatgttacagagaaggatgatggacttgagaaagtagaacgaacagaggaaataaaggagattctgcccggcaatataacgaatgaagtgttagttaaagagatgaaagaacagctttctccacaggaaagcaccaag gtgacatctgtggaaaggaagaatgttacagaaaaggatgatggacttgagaaagtagaacgaacagaggaaataaaggagattctgcccggcaatataacgaatgaagtgttagttaaagagaaagaagaacaactttctccacaggaaagcaccaaggtgacatctgtggaaaggaagaatgttacagaaaaggatgatggacttcagaaagtagaacgaacagaggaaataaaggagattctgcccggcaatataacgaatgaagtgttagttaaagagaaagaagaacaactttctccacaggaaagcaccaaggtgacatctgtggaaaggaagaatgttacagaaaaggatgatggaaaagatgtcgagaaagaaactgtaattcaaaaagaagtcgaaaagaatgtgtgtgaTAGCGACATCAAAGAAGTTCGTAACGAAAAACATCTTAATGAAacaattgaagacttgaaacaccaagtggatgacgtgaaaaacaagattaaggaagaaaaagaaaaggctgaAGAAACAAATGCTACGCGTAGCCCATGCGTCGTAAAAGAACCAAGTGCTGCCCCTATCATTCAAGAAGGTAACATCGTTGAAAAGATAGTCCCTGCTGTGACGCCGGCGAAGGTTGCCGAAAAGATTCATCCTACGGTGACGGAAGGGAAAGTCCCCGTTGAGACAAAAgagaaggttgttgagcaggctgccccttcggtgacGGAGGAGATAGTAAGCGTCTCTAAGGAGcaagaagaagtccctgttgtggcagaagagaagaaggttattgaaaagattcaTCCTACGGTGACGGAAGGGAAAGTCCCCGTTGAGACAAAAGAAAAGGttgttgagcaggctgccccttTGGTGACGGAGGAGATCGTAAGTGTCTCTAAGGAGcaagaagaagtccctgttgtggcagaagagaagaaggttattgaaaagattcaTCCTacggtgacagaaggaaaagtaccggtagtccctcaacaggaggttgttgaaaaagttgccccatcgccgacagaagaaaaagttcctgctgtgacacaagaaagggttattgagcagaatgccccacaagaaagggttattgaaaaggCTGCCCCTCCGGcgacagaagagattgtcactgtttctaaagagaaagaagaagtccctgttgttataacagaggaaaaggttcccgtcGTGACAAATCAGACAGTTGTTGAAAAGATTACTCCTCCGGcgacagaagagattgtcactgttcctaaagggaacgaagaagtccctgttgttgtaacagaggaaaag gttcccgtcGTGACAAATCAGACAGTTGTTGAAAAGATTACTCCTCCGGcgacagaagagattgtcactgttcctaaagggaacgaagaagtccctgttgttgtaacagaggaaaag gttcccgtcGTGACAAATCAGACAGTTGTTGAAAAGATTACTCCTCCGGcgacagaagagattgtcactgtctctaacgagaaagaagaagtccctgttgttgaaacagaggaaaaggttcccgttgtgacaaatcagacagttgttgaaaagattactcctccggcgacagaagagattgtcactgttcctaaagagaaagaagaagtccctgttgttgtaacagaggaaaaggttcccgtcGTGACAAATCAGACAGTTGTTGAAAAGATTACTCCTCCGGcgacagaagagattgtcactgttcctaaagggaacgaagaagtccctgttgttgtaacagaggaaaag gttcccgttgtgacaaatcagacaGTTGTTGAAAAGATTACTCCTCCGGtgacagaagagattgtcactgttcctaaagggaacgaagaagtccctgttgttgtaacagaggaaaaggttcccgttgtgacaaatcagacaGTTGTTGAAAAGATTACTCCTCCGGtgacagaagagattgtcactgttcctaaagggaacgaagaagtccctgttgttgtaacagaggaaaaggttcccgttgtgacaaatcagacGGTTGTAgaaaagattactccttccgtaacagaagaaAGAGTTGTCAATCAAAGGAAGGTTGTTGAGAAGGGTGCCCCCTCTGTCAGCGAAAGCGTAGTTTCCATtccaaagagggaggaaggagtagttGAAAGAATTGCTCCTGTTGTAAAGAAAGCAATTACAACAGAGTAG
- the LOC127009030 gene encoding titin-like isoform X42 → MNLLVLWTVIVLGLGPLADSTGDAGLRGLPEKETRCAALVQAALREYRKLHAAGLHDSPHVIDLILARLGIPPNDTIKTIERKVLDNTDEMGHETGKKTVVEKTTESDVAPNGTITKTSETTVDIDEDGKQSGEKSVTESETMTGQTPDNGTIARTVDVKKVLDEEGNEIKEEVVIKKELIVQPPTNTTEEKPQDNEDANLIGPKVGADDKGENKTELKLGASGKSDGPQKAELTEEIKEILPGNITNEVLVKEKKEQLSPQESTKVTSVERKNVTEKDDGLEKVERTEEIKEILPGNITNEVLVKEMKEQLSPQESTKVTSVERKNVTEKDDGLEKVERTEEIKEILPGNITNEVLVKEKEEQLSPQESTKVTSVERKNVTEKDDGLQKVERTEEIKEILPGNITNEVLVKEKEEQLSPQESTKVTSVERKNVTEKDDGKDVEKETVIQKEVEKNVCDSDIKEVRNEKHLNETIEDLKHQVDDVKNKIKEEKEKAEETNATRSPCVVKEPSAAPIIQEGNIVEKIVPAVTPAKVAEKIHPTVTEGKVPVETKEKVVEQAAPSVTEEIVSVSKEQEEVPVVAEEKKVIEKIHPTVTEGKVPVETKEKVVEQAAPLVTEEIVSVSKEQEEVPVVAEEKKVIEKIHPTVTEGKVPVVPQQEVVEKVAPSPTEEKVPAVTQERVIEQNAPQERVIEKAAPPATEEIVTVSKEKEEVPVVITEEKVPVVTNQTVVEKITPPATEEIVTVPKGNEEVPVVVTEEKVPVVTNQTVVEKITPPATEEIVTVPKEKEEVPVVVTEEKVPVVTNQTVVEKITPPATEEIVTVPKEKEEVPVVVTEEKVPVVTNQTVVEKITPPATEEIVTVPKGNEEVPVVVTEEKVPVVTNQTVVEKITPPATEEIVTVSNEKEEVPVVETEEKVPVVTNQTVVEKITPPATEEIVTVPKGNEEVPVVVTEEKVPVVTNQTVVEKITPPVTEEIVTVPKGNEEVPVVVTEEKVPVVTNQTVVEKITPPVTEEIVTVPKGNEEVPVVVTEEKVPVVTNQTVVEKITPSVTEERVVNQRKVVEKGAPSVSESVVSIPKREEGVVERIAPVVKKAITTE, encoded by the exons ATGAATCTCCTTGTACTCTGGACGGTCATCGTGCTGGGGCTGGGCCCCCTCGCCGACAGTACCGGGGACGCGGGGCTCCGGGGGCTCCCGGAGAAGGAGACCCGATGTGCCGCCCTGGTGCAGGCCGCACTGAGGGAGTACCGAAAACTTCACGCGGCGGGACTCCATGATTCACCGCATGTGATTGATCTGATATTGGCAAGACTGGGAATCCCTCCGAACGACACAATTAAGACCATAGAAAGGAAGGTCTTAGATAACACCGATGAAATGGGACATGAAACCGGAAAAAAGACAGTTGTTGAGAAGACGACGGAGTCTGACGTAGCACCCAACGGAACTATAACAAAGACTTCGGAAACCACGGTCGATATAGATGAGGACGGTAAACAAAGTGGTGAAAAATCTGTGACCGAAAGTGAAACCATGACGGGACAGACTCCAGATAATGGGACCATAGCACGAACAGTGGACGTTAAAAAGGTATTGGACGAAGAGGGcaatgaaataaaggaggaagttgtTATTAAGAAGGAATTGATAGTACAACCTCCCACCAATACGACTGAGGAAAAGCCGCAGGACAATGAAGACGCAAATCTTATCGGTCCAAAAGTAGGGGCGGACGACAAAGGTGAAAACAAAACCGAGTTAAAACTTGGCGCCTCAGGAAAGAGCGACGGACCTCAGAAAGCAGAACtaacagaggaaataaaggagattctgcccggcaatataacgaatgaagtgttagttaaagagaagaaagaacagctttctccacaggaaagcaccaaggtgacatctgtggaaaggaagaatgttacagagaaggatgatggacttgagaaagtagaacgaacagaggaaataaaggagattctgcccggcaatataacgaatgaagtgttagttaaagagatgaaagaacagctttctccacaggaaagcaccaag gtgacatctgtggaaaggaagaatgttacagaaaaggatgatggacttgagaaagtagaacgaacagaggaaataaaggagattctgcccggcaatataacgaatgaagtgttagttaaagagaaagaagaacaactttctccacaggaaagcaccaaggtgacatctgtggaaaggaagaatgttacagaaaaggatgatggacttcagaaagtagaacgaacagaggaaataaaggagattctgcccggcaatataacgaatgaagtgttagttaaagagaaagaagaacaactttctccacaggaaagcaccaaggtgacatctgtggaaaggaagaatgttacagaaaaggatgatggaaaagatgtcgagaaagaaactgtaattcaaaaagaagtcgaaaagaatgtgtgtgaTAGCGACATCAAAGAAGTTCGTAACGAAAAACATCTTAATGAAacaattgaagacttgaaacaccaagtggatgacgtgaaaaacaagattaaggaagaaaaagaaaaggctgaAGAAACAAATGCTACGCGTAGCCCATGCGTCGTAAAAGAACCAAGTGCTGCCCCTATCATTCAAGAAGGTAACATCGTTGAAAAGATAGTCCCTGCTGTGACGCCGGCGAAGGTTGCCGAAAAGATTCATCCTACGGTGACGGAAGGGAAAGTCCCCGTTGAGACAAAAgagaaggttgttgagcaggctgccccttcggtgacGGAGGAGATAGTAAGCGTCTCTAAGGAGcaagaagaagtccctgttgtggcagaagagaagaaggttattgaaaagattcaTCCTACGGTGACGGAAGGGAAAGTCCCCGTTGAGACAAAAGAAAAGGttgttgagcaggctgccccttTGGTGACGGAGGAGATCGTAAGTGTCTCTAAGGAGcaagaagaagtccctgttgtggcagaagagaagaaggttattgaaaagattcaTCCTacggtgacagaaggaaaagtaccggtagtccctcaacaggaggttgttgaaaaagttgccccatcgccgacagaagaaaaagttcctgctgtgacacaagaaagggttattgagcagaatgccccacaagaaagggttattgaaaaggCTGCCCCTCCGGcgacagaagagattgtcactgtttctaaagagaaagaagaagtccctgttgttataacagaggaaaaggttcccgtcGTGACAAATCAGACAGTTGTTGAAAAGATTACTCCTCCGGcgacagaagagattgtcactgttcctaaagggaacgaagaagtccctgttgttgtaacagaggaaaaggttcccgtcGTGACAAATCAGACAGTTGTTGAAAAGATTACTCCTCCGGcgacagaagagattgtcactgttcctaaagagaaagaagaagtccctgttgttgtaacagaggaaaaggttcccgttgtgacaaatcagacagttgttgaaaagattactcctccggcgacagaagagattgtcactgttcctaaagagaaagaagaagtccctgttgttgtaacagaggaaaaggttcccgtcGTGACAAATCAGACAGTTGTTGAAAAGATTACTCCTCCGGcgacagaagagattgtcactgttcctaaagggaacgaagaagtccctgttgttgtaacagaggaaaag gttcccgtcGTGACAAATCAGACAGTTGTTGAAAAGATTACTCCTCCGGcgacagaagagattgtcactgtctctaacgagaaagaagaagtccctgttgttgaaacagaggaaaag gttcccgtcGTGACAAATCAGACAGTTGTTGAAAAGATTACTCCTCCGGcgacagaagagattgtcactgttcctaaagggaacgaagaagtccctgttgttgtaacagaggaaaag gttcccgttgtgacaaatcagacaGTTGTTGAAAAGATTACTCCTCCGGtgacagaagagattgtcactgttcctaaagggaacgaagaagtccctgttgttgtaacagaggaaaaggttcccgttgtgacaaatcagacaGTTGTTGAAAAGATTACTCCTCCGGtgacagaagagattgtcactgttcctaaagggaacgaagaagtccctgttgttgtaacagaggaaaaggttcccgttgtgacaaatcagacGGTTGTAgaaaagattactccttccgtaacagaagaaAGAGTTGTCAATCAAAGGAAGGTTGTTGAGAAGGGTGCCCCCTCTGTCAGCGAAAGCGTAGTTTCCATtccaaagagggaggaaggagtagttGAAAGAATTGCTCCTGTTGTAAAGAAAGCAATTACAACAGAGTAG